A genomic segment from Corylus avellana chromosome ca5, CavTom2PMs-1.0 encodes:
- the LOC132181020 gene encoding glucuronokinase 1-like translates to MDAKGASADSTSSGASAIEHKAHARVGLVGNPSDVYYGSTISFTLGNFWASVLLQPSDELVIRPHPTHDFVHFRSLDQLVNRLNNEGYYGGVRLLMAICKVFHNYCKENKIDIHGENFTLSYDTNIPRQTGLSGSSAIVCAALSCLLDFYRVRHLIKVEVRPNLVLAAEKELGIVAGLQDRVAQVYGGLVYMDFSKEYMDVLGHGIYTPMDISLLPPLHLIYAENPSDSGKVHSTVRQRWLNGDEFIISSMREVANIAKEGRTALLEKDYSKLAKLMNRNFDLRRSMFGDDALGALNIKMVEVARKVGAASKFTGSGGAVVAFCPDGPSQVKLLEDECQKAGLTLVPVEVAPSCLNADDIQTQKK, encoded by the exons ATGGATGCGAAAGGAGCTTCTGCGGATTCCACTTCGTCGGGtgcgagtgcgatcgagcacaaggCCCATGCGAGGGTGGGACTGGTCGGGAACCCTAGCGACGTCTACTACGGCAGTACGATCTCCTTCACGCTCGGTAACTTCTGGGCCTCCGTGCTATTGCAGCCGTCCGATGAGCTCGTCATCAGGCCCCACCCCACCCACGATTTCGTCCACTTCCGGTCCCTCGATCAACtg GTGAATCGATTGAATAACGAAGGTTATTATGGAGGTGTACGATTACTTATGGCAATTTGCAAAGTTTTCCATAATTATTGCAAAGAAAACAAGATTGATATTCATGGGGAAAATTTCACTCTATCATATGACACTAATATCCCTCGCCAG ACAGGACTTTCAGGTTCGAGTGCCATTGTATGTGCTGCCCTAAGCTGCCTTCTTGACTTCTACAGAGTTAGGCATTTGATTAAAGTAGAGGTCAGGCCTAATCTTGTCCTCGCTGCAGAGAAGGAACTTGGAATTGTTGCTGGTCTCCAAGACCGGGTGGCACAGGTTTATGGGGGCCTTGTTTACATG GATTTTAGCAAGGAATACATGGATGTCTTGGGGCATGGCATCTATACACCCATGGATATTAGCCTTCTCCCACCTCTTCATCTCATCTATGCTGAGAATCCTAGCGATTCAGGGAAG GTCCACAGTACTGTGCGCCAAAGGTGGCTTAATGGCGATGAGTTTATAATATCATCAATGAGAGAAGTTGCAAATATAGCAAAAGAAGGAAGAACAGCATTACTAGAAAAGGACTATTCCAAACTTGCAAAGCTCATGAATCGTAATTTTGATCTTCGAAg GAGCATGTTTGGCGATGATGCCCTTGGTgctttaaatataaaaatggtGGAGGTTGCTCGAAAGGTGGGTGCTGCGTCGAAATTCACTGGTAGTGGAGGAGCTGTAGTTGCATTCTGCCCTGATGGGCCTTCACAAGTAAAGCTTCTGGAGGATGAATGTCAGAAAGCAGGTCTTACTCTTGTACCAGTAGAAGTTGCTCCTTCTTGTCTAAATGCTGATGAcattcaaacccaaaaaaaatag
- the LOC132182388 gene encoding uncharacterized protein LOC132182388, protein MDSATTSRDADEEWELYNDDGFVYKRKKRRFDPAAAAAAAAAAAQTNVDPQAEERSRRERKRRTLLKLKAQYQMEIDQWELLSNMLRAMEEKARVSQDQSQIRQPEQREREGQEQTASFGAFPLPDFVDGSLVDELLLQVEAQEAIVRDVSNLCDVAEAMCNAQEEQLKQSLIDLPIWASPHELIASLCDD, encoded by the exons ATGGACTCGGCGACCACGTCTCGGGATGCCGACGAGGAGTGGGAGCTTTATAACGACGATGGCTTCGTCTACAAGCGCAAGAAGCGCCGCTTCGACccagctgctgctgctgctgcggCTGCGGCGGCGGCTCAAACCAACGTGGATCCCCAGGCGGAGGAGAGGAGCCGGAGGGAGCGCAAGAGGAGGACGCTGCTGAAGCTGAAAGCACAGTACCAGATGGAGATCGACCAGTGGGAACTTTTGTCGAACATGTTGCGTGCAATGGAGGAGAAAGCCCGTGTCAGTCAGGATCAAAGTCAGATTCGACAGCCGGAACAAAGGGAACGAGAGGGACAAGAGCAAACGGCGTCTTTCGGTGCTTTTCCTTTGCCGGATTTCGTTGATGGGTCACTGGTGGATGAGCTTCTACTGCAG GTGGAAGCCCAGGAAGCGATAGTTCGTGATGTATCGAATTTATGCGATGTAGCAGAAGCAATGTGCAATGCACAAGAGGAGCAGTTGAAGCAATCTCTAATCGATCTTCCAATCTGGGCTTCACCGCACGAGCTCATTGCATCACTTTGTGATGATTGA
- the LOC132182858 gene encoding uncharacterized protein LOC132182858 isoform X1 — MAKSLSLIRSRLMASSLTRILSLSLPKPRNKPFFSLSPSSLSFSTTSTPYPLQYDMIVNRPATQSQPRRRPARVGKSDSPNSDSPEKPVSELGFEDWVDRKLISESETNRPSSDNLEMNKSMRKYYNKRRKRMYGSDSDEDDKRNEEGFVELKPEVVELNTLHKREEELYFYDTFAYPWEKEKHYKMVYQLEKKYFPEQCLDKAFLEPGEENASSVKGKVKVKVKKKDGDCDEGADGKKLVFFEEGREELAKKDASKDVTEKKVEEFFKCLKKVPNKDGEVGNGEPYLVTRSAGLPSGWDGPCGTVVLVNKPKGWTSFTVCGKLRRLVKVKKVGHAGTLDPMATGLLIVCVGKATKLVERYQGMFKGYSGVFRLGEATSTWDADSPVIQREPWEHVKDEDIKKTAASFCGEIWQVPPMFSAIKVGGERMYEKARRGESMELSPRRISIFQFDIERSLDDRQNLIFRVTCSKGTYIRSLCADFGKALGSCAHLTALRRDSIGEYSADDAWDFKELEEAITKSYF, encoded by the exons ATGGCGAAATCGCTCTCTCTAATCCGCTCCAGACTCATGGCCTCCTCCTTAACGCGAATACTCTCTCTGTCACTACCCAAACCTCGCAACAAACCCTTCTTTTCACTATCTCCCTCTTCGCTCTCTTTCTCCACCACATCCACCCCATACCCTCTTCAGTACGATATGATCGTCAACCGCCCAGCAACTCAGTCCCAACCTCGCCGCCGACCAGCCCGAGTCGGAAAATCTGACTCACCCAACTCGGACTCACCCGAAAAACCCGTTTCGGAATTGGGTTTTGAGGACTGGGTGGATAGAAAGCTGATATCAGAGAGTGAAACAAACCGACCCAGTTCGGATAACTTGGAAATGAACAAGTCTATGAGGAAGTATTACAataagaggaggaagagaatgTATGGGTCGGATTCGGATGAGGACGATAAGCGAAACGAGGAGGGCTTTGTGGAGCTGAAGCCTGAGGTGGTGGAGCTCAACACGTTGCACAAGAGAGAGGAGGAATTGTATTTCTACGATACGTTTGCCTACCCGTGGGAGAAGGAGAAGCATTACAAGATGGTGTACCAATTGGAGAAGAAGTACTTTCCTGAGCAGTGCCTTGACAAGGCATTTCTTGAACCCGGCGAAGAGAATGCGAGTAGTGTGAAGGGGAAGGTCAAGGTcaaggtgaagaagaaagatggGGATTGCGATGAGGGAGCGGATGGTAAGAAGTTGGTGTTTTTTGAAGAGGGTAGAGAGGAATTGGCGAAGAAGGATGCGAGTAAGGATGTTACGGAGAAGAAAGTGGAGGAGTTCTTTAAGTGTTTGAAGAAAGTTCCCAATAAGGATGGTGAAGTTGGGAATGGGGAGCCGTACCTCGTGACAAGGAGTGCTGGGCTTCCGTCGGGATGGGATGGTCCGTGTGGGACGGTGGTGTTGGTGAACAAACCCAAAG GATGGACTTCATTTACAGTTTGTGGAAAGCTGCGTCGCCTAGTCAAAGTGAAAAAG GTAGGGCATGCTGGAACCCTTGATCCAATGGCAACTGGTTTGTTAATTGTATGTGTTGGTAAAGCCACTAAGTTGGTAGAAAG ATATCAAGGTATGTTTAAGGGTTATAGTGGAGTATTCCGCTTAGGGGAGGCCACTTCAACCTGGGATGCTGATTCACCG GTCATTCAGCGGGAACCTTGGGAGCACGTCAAAGATGAGGACATAAAAAAAACTGCTGCATCCTTTTGTGGAGAAATTTGGCAAGTTCCCCCAATGTTCTCTGCCATCAAA GTTGGGGGAGAAAGGATGTATGAAAAAGCGAGAAGAGGAGAAAGCATGGAGCTTTCACCTAGAAGGATTTCAATCTTCCAGTTTGATATTGAGCGCAGCTTAGATGACAG ACAAAATCTGATTTTCCGCGTGACATGCTCAAAAGGTACATACATACGCTCACTCTGTGCAGATTTTGGGAAGGCTCTTGGCAG TTGTGCTCATTTAACTGCTCTTCGGAGGGATTCAATTG GGGAATATTCAGCAGATGATGCATGGGACTTCAAAGAGCTGGAAGAGGCAATTACGAAAAGTTATTTCTAA
- the LOC132182858 gene encoding uncharacterized protein LOC132182858 isoform X2 has product MAKSLSLIRSRLMASSLTRILSLSLPKPRNKPFFSLSPSSLSFSTTSTPYPLQYDMIVNRPATQSQPRRRPARVGKSDSPNSDSPEKPVSELGFEDWVDRKLISESETNRPSSDNLEMNKSMRKYYNKRRKRMYGSDSDEDDKRNEEGFVELKPEVVELNTLHKREEELYFYDTFAYPWEKEKHYKMVYQLEKKYFPEQCLDKAFLEPGEENASSVKGKVKVKVKKKDGDCDEGADGKKLVFFEEGREELAKKDASKDVTEKKVEEFFKCLKKVPNKDGEVGNGEPYLVTRSAGLPSGWDGPCGTVVLVNKPKGWTSFTVCGKLRRLVKVKKVGHAGTLDPMATGLLIVCVGKATKLVERYQGMFKGYSGVFRLGEATSTWDADSPVIQREPWEHVKDEDIKKTAASFCGEIWQVPPMFSAIKVGGERMYEKARRGESMELSPRRISIFQFDIERSLDDRYIHTLTLCRFWEGSWQLCSFNCSSEGFNWGIFSR; this is encoded by the exons ATGGCGAAATCGCTCTCTCTAATCCGCTCCAGACTCATGGCCTCCTCCTTAACGCGAATACTCTCTCTGTCACTACCCAAACCTCGCAACAAACCCTTCTTTTCACTATCTCCCTCTTCGCTCTCTTTCTCCACCACATCCACCCCATACCCTCTTCAGTACGATATGATCGTCAACCGCCCAGCAACTCAGTCCCAACCTCGCCGCCGACCAGCCCGAGTCGGAAAATCTGACTCACCCAACTCGGACTCACCCGAAAAACCCGTTTCGGAATTGGGTTTTGAGGACTGGGTGGATAGAAAGCTGATATCAGAGAGTGAAACAAACCGACCCAGTTCGGATAACTTGGAAATGAACAAGTCTATGAGGAAGTATTACAataagaggaggaagagaatgTATGGGTCGGATTCGGATGAGGACGATAAGCGAAACGAGGAGGGCTTTGTGGAGCTGAAGCCTGAGGTGGTGGAGCTCAACACGTTGCACAAGAGAGAGGAGGAATTGTATTTCTACGATACGTTTGCCTACCCGTGGGAGAAGGAGAAGCATTACAAGATGGTGTACCAATTGGAGAAGAAGTACTTTCCTGAGCAGTGCCTTGACAAGGCATTTCTTGAACCCGGCGAAGAGAATGCGAGTAGTGTGAAGGGGAAGGTCAAGGTcaaggtgaagaagaaagatggGGATTGCGATGAGGGAGCGGATGGTAAGAAGTTGGTGTTTTTTGAAGAGGGTAGAGAGGAATTGGCGAAGAAGGATGCGAGTAAGGATGTTACGGAGAAGAAAGTGGAGGAGTTCTTTAAGTGTTTGAAGAAAGTTCCCAATAAGGATGGTGAAGTTGGGAATGGGGAGCCGTACCTCGTGACAAGGAGTGCTGGGCTTCCGTCGGGATGGGATGGTCCGTGTGGGACGGTGGTGTTGGTGAACAAACCCAAAG GATGGACTTCATTTACAGTTTGTGGAAAGCTGCGTCGCCTAGTCAAAGTGAAAAAG GTAGGGCATGCTGGAACCCTTGATCCAATGGCAACTGGTTTGTTAATTGTATGTGTTGGTAAAGCCACTAAGTTGGTAGAAAG ATATCAAGGTATGTTTAAGGGTTATAGTGGAGTATTCCGCTTAGGGGAGGCCACTTCAACCTGGGATGCTGATTCACCG GTCATTCAGCGGGAACCTTGGGAGCACGTCAAAGATGAGGACATAAAAAAAACTGCTGCATCCTTTTGTGGAGAAATTTGGCAAGTTCCCCCAATGTTCTCTGCCATCAAA GTTGGGGGAGAAAGGATGTATGAAAAAGCGAGAAGAGGAGAAAGCATGGAGCTTTCACCTAGAAGGATTTCAATCTTCCAGTTTGATATTGAGCGCAGCTTAGATGACAG GTACATACATACGCTCACTCTGTGCAGATTTTGGGAAGGCTCTTGGCAG TTGTGCTCATTTAACTGCTCTTCGGAGGGATTCAATTG GGGAATATTCAGCAGATGA
- the LOC132182858 gene encoding uncharacterized protein LOC132182858 isoform X3, with amino-acid sequence MAKSLSLIRSRLMASSLTRILSLSLPKPRNKPFFSLSPSSLSFSTTSTPYPLQYDMIVNRPATQSQPRRRPARVGKSDSPNSDSPEKPVSELGFEDWVDRKLISESETNRPSSDNLEMNKSMRKYYNKRRKRMYGSDSDEDDKRNEEGFVELKPEVVELNTLHKREEELYFYDTFAYPWEKEKHYKMVYQLEKKYFPEQCLDKAFLEPGEENASSVKGKVKVKVKKKDGDCDEGADGKKLVFFEEGREELAKKDASKDVTEKKVEEFFKCLKKVPNKDGEVGNGEPYLVTRSAGLPSGWDGPCGTVVLVNKPKGWTSFTVCGKLRRLVKVKKVGHAGTLDPMATGLLIVCVGKATKLVERYQGMFKGYSGVFRLGEATSTWDADSPVIQREPWEHVKDEDIKKTAASFCGEIWQVPPMFSAIKVGGERMYEKARRGESMELSPRRISIFQFDIERSLDDRQNLIFRVTCSKVVLI; translated from the exons ATGGCGAAATCGCTCTCTCTAATCCGCTCCAGACTCATGGCCTCCTCCTTAACGCGAATACTCTCTCTGTCACTACCCAAACCTCGCAACAAACCCTTCTTTTCACTATCTCCCTCTTCGCTCTCTTTCTCCACCACATCCACCCCATACCCTCTTCAGTACGATATGATCGTCAACCGCCCAGCAACTCAGTCCCAACCTCGCCGCCGACCAGCCCGAGTCGGAAAATCTGACTCACCCAACTCGGACTCACCCGAAAAACCCGTTTCGGAATTGGGTTTTGAGGACTGGGTGGATAGAAAGCTGATATCAGAGAGTGAAACAAACCGACCCAGTTCGGATAACTTGGAAATGAACAAGTCTATGAGGAAGTATTACAataagaggaggaagagaatgTATGGGTCGGATTCGGATGAGGACGATAAGCGAAACGAGGAGGGCTTTGTGGAGCTGAAGCCTGAGGTGGTGGAGCTCAACACGTTGCACAAGAGAGAGGAGGAATTGTATTTCTACGATACGTTTGCCTACCCGTGGGAGAAGGAGAAGCATTACAAGATGGTGTACCAATTGGAGAAGAAGTACTTTCCTGAGCAGTGCCTTGACAAGGCATTTCTTGAACCCGGCGAAGAGAATGCGAGTAGTGTGAAGGGGAAGGTCAAGGTcaaggtgaagaagaaagatggGGATTGCGATGAGGGAGCGGATGGTAAGAAGTTGGTGTTTTTTGAAGAGGGTAGAGAGGAATTGGCGAAGAAGGATGCGAGTAAGGATGTTACGGAGAAGAAAGTGGAGGAGTTCTTTAAGTGTTTGAAGAAAGTTCCCAATAAGGATGGTGAAGTTGGGAATGGGGAGCCGTACCTCGTGACAAGGAGTGCTGGGCTTCCGTCGGGATGGGATGGTCCGTGTGGGACGGTGGTGTTGGTGAACAAACCCAAAG GATGGACTTCATTTACAGTTTGTGGAAAGCTGCGTCGCCTAGTCAAAGTGAAAAAG GTAGGGCATGCTGGAACCCTTGATCCAATGGCAACTGGTTTGTTAATTGTATGTGTTGGTAAAGCCACTAAGTTGGTAGAAAG ATATCAAGGTATGTTTAAGGGTTATAGTGGAGTATTCCGCTTAGGGGAGGCCACTTCAACCTGGGATGCTGATTCACCG GTCATTCAGCGGGAACCTTGGGAGCACGTCAAAGATGAGGACATAAAAAAAACTGCTGCATCCTTTTGTGGAGAAATTTGGCAAGTTCCCCCAATGTTCTCTGCCATCAAA GTTGGGGGAGAAAGGATGTATGAAAAAGCGAGAAGAGGAGAAAGCATGGAGCTTTCACCTAGAAGGATTTCAATCTTCCAGTTTGATATTGAGCGCAGCTTAGATGACAG ACAAAATCTGATTTTCCGCGTGACATGCTCAAAAG TTGTGCTCATTTAA
- the LOC132181023 gene encoding uncharacterized protein LOC132181023 isoform X1, with the protein MGPPIRSCSGIIRKPKETMRLIVTTFVGVVFGFFLGVSFPTLSLTKMNLPTSLFPSIDLTYIEDKYAGLSTQALLNAWYSRKRDGVSSTPFHKYKDTKIWVPTNPRGAERLPPGIIESESDFFLRRLWGQPSEDLTIKPKYLVTFTVGYDQKNNINAAVKKFSENFTILLFHYDGRTSEWDEFEWSRRAIHVSAQKQTKWWYAKRFLHPDIVAPYDYIFIWDEDLGVEHFDAEEYIKLVRKHGLEISQPGLEPNKGLTWQMTKRRGDSEVHKDTEEKPGWCSDPHLPPCAAFVEIMAPVFSRDAWRCVWHMIQNDLVHGWGLDFALRKCVEPAHEKIGVVDAQWIVHQSVPSLGNQGQAEIGKPPWQGVRERCRKEWAMFQDRLVKAEKAYFEAMGIDPPNSTAR; encoded by the exons ATGGGACCTCCCATACGCAG CTGCAGTGGAATTATAAGAAAACCAAAGGAGACAATGAGGCTTATAGTAACAACTTTTGTTGGAGTTGTATTCGGATTCTTTTTGGGAGTATCATTTCCAACGCTGTCATTAACCAAG ATGAATCTTCCGACCAGCCTTTTTCCTTCCATTGATCTCACATATATCGAGGACAAGTACGCAGGCCTTTCAACCCAAGCATTGCTGAATGCTTGGTATTCTCGGAAGCGTGATGGAGTCAGCTCCACTCCATTTCACAAATATAAGGATACAAAG ATTTGGGTTCCGACAAACCCTCGAGGGGCTGAAAGACTACCCCCTGGTATCATTGAATCTGAGTCAGATTTCTTTCTCCGCCGATTATGGGGTCAGCCTAGTGAG GACTTAACCATCAAGCCAAAGTACCTTGTTACCTTTACTGTTGGTTATGATCAGAAAAACAACATTAATGCAGCAGTTAAAAAG TTCTCAGAGAACTTCACGATTCTGTTGTTTCACTATGATGGTCGGACTAGTGAATGGGATGAATTTGAATGGTCAAGGCGAGCTATCCATGTCAGTGCTCAGAAGCAAACTAAATG GTGGTATGCCAAACGTTTTCTGCATCCTGACATTGTTGCTCCCTATgactacatttttatttggGATGAGGATCTTGGTGTAGAGCATTTTGATGCAGAGGA ATATATAAAACTGGTGAGGAAGCATGGTTTGGAGATTTCGCAGCCTGGTTTAGAACCAAATAAAGGATTAACGTGGCAAATGACAAAGAGGAGAGGTGACAGTGAAGTTCACAA GGATACAGAGGAGAAACCTGGTTGGTGTAGTGATCCACATTTGCCACCATGTGCAGC GTTTGTTGAGATCATGGCACCTGTATTTTCTCGAGATGCATGGCGTTGTGTTTGGCATATGATTCAA AATGATCTGGTTCATGGATGGGGTCTAGATTTTGCTCTTAGGAAATGTGTGGAG CCTGCTCATGAGAAAATAGGAGTTGTAGATGCTCAATGGATTGTTCATCAAAGTGTTCCTTCACTTGGGAACCAG GGACAGGCAGAGATTGGGAAGCCACCTTGGCAGGGG GTGAGGGAGAGGTGTAGAAAAGAATGGGCAATGTTCCAAGATCGACTGGTTAAAGCGGAAAAAGCCTATTTTGAGGCAATGGGAATTGATCCCCCTAATTCAACAGCTCGTTAG
- the LOC132181023 gene encoding uncharacterized protein LOC132181023 isoform X2, whose amino-acid sequence MGPPIRSGIIRKPKETMRLIVTTFVGVVFGFFLGVSFPTLSLTKMNLPTSLFPSIDLTYIEDKYAGLSTQALLNAWYSRKRDGVSSTPFHKYKDTKIWVPTNPRGAERLPPGIIESESDFFLRRLWGQPSEDLTIKPKYLVTFTVGYDQKNNINAAVKKFSENFTILLFHYDGRTSEWDEFEWSRRAIHVSAQKQTKWWYAKRFLHPDIVAPYDYIFIWDEDLGVEHFDAEEYIKLVRKHGLEISQPGLEPNKGLTWQMTKRRGDSEVHKDTEEKPGWCSDPHLPPCAAFVEIMAPVFSRDAWRCVWHMIQNDLVHGWGLDFALRKCVEPAHEKIGVVDAQWIVHQSVPSLGNQGQAEIGKPPWQGVRERCRKEWAMFQDRLVKAEKAYFEAMGIDPPNSTAR is encoded by the exons ATGGGACCTCCCATACGCAG TGGAATTATAAGAAAACCAAAGGAGACAATGAGGCTTATAGTAACAACTTTTGTTGGAGTTGTATTCGGATTCTTTTTGGGAGTATCATTTCCAACGCTGTCATTAACCAAG ATGAATCTTCCGACCAGCCTTTTTCCTTCCATTGATCTCACATATATCGAGGACAAGTACGCAGGCCTTTCAACCCAAGCATTGCTGAATGCTTGGTATTCTCGGAAGCGTGATGGAGTCAGCTCCACTCCATTTCACAAATATAAGGATACAAAG ATTTGGGTTCCGACAAACCCTCGAGGGGCTGAAAGACTACCCCCTGGTATCATTGAATCTGAGTCAGATTTCTTTCTCCGCCGATTATGGGGTCAGCCTAGTGAG GACTTAACCATCAAGCCAAAGTACCTTGTTACCTTTACTGTTGGTTATGATCAGAAAAACAACATTAATGCAGCAGTTAAAAAG TTCTCAGAGAACTTCACGATTCTGTTGTTTCACTATGATGGTCGGACTAGTGAATGGGATGAATTTGAATGGTCAAGGCGAGCTATCCATGTCAGTGCTCAGAAGCAAACTAAATG GTGGTATGCCAAACGTTTTCTGCATCCTGACATTGTTGCTCCCTATgactacatttttatttggGATGAGGATCTTGGTGTAGAGCATTTTGATGCAGAGGA ATATATAAAACTGGTGAGGAAGCATGGTTTGGAGATTTCGCAGCCTGGTTTAGAACCAAATAAAGGATTAACGTGGCAAATGACAAAGAGGAGAGGTGACAGTGAAGTTCACAA GGATACAGAGGAGAAACCTGGTTGGTGTAGTGATCCACATTTGCCACCATGTGCAGC GTTTGTTGAGATCATGGCACCTGTATTTTCTCGAGATGCATGGCGTTGTGTTTGGCATATGATTCAA AATGATCTGGTTCATGGATGGGGTCTAGATTTTGCTCTTAGGAAATGTGTGGAG CCTGCTCATGAGAAAATAGGAGTTGTAGATGCTCAATGGATTGTTCATCAAAGTGTTCCTTCACTTGGGAACCAG GGACAGGCAGAGATTGGGAAGCCACCTTGGCAGGGG GTGAGGGAGAGGTGTAGAAAAGAATGGGCAATGTTCCAAGATCGACTGGTTAAAGCGGAAAAAGCCTATTTTGAGGCAATGGGAATTGATCCCCCTAATTCAACAGCTCGTTAG